From a single Labrenzia sp. PHM005 genomic region:
- a CDS encoding DUF2267 domain-containing protein — translation MPMPQTYFLASRDFDAFIQDVRDTCLLQTHHQAYHTLRAVLHTFRSHLTTEQALQFANILPAVTRAIFVEDWKPNDTPPPFPDRATLIREMKSVRKDHNFAPETAIDDVAAALRRSSIDEAELNRVLVGLPQGAVEFWKTGDTVRT, via the coding sequence ATGCCTATGCCACAAACCTATTTTCTTGCGTCGCGCGATTTCGATGCGTTCATTCAGGATGTTCGCGACACCTGCTTATTGCAAACCCATCATCAGGCGTATCATACTCTCAGAGCCGTCCTGCACACCTTCCGCTCGCACCTGACAACAGAACAAGCCCTGCAATTTGCCAATATCCTTCCTGCCGTCACACGGGCCATCTTTGTCGAAGACTGGAAACCGAATGACACCCCTCCCCCCTTTCCGGACCGGGCAACGCTTATCCGTGAGATGAAGTCGGTGCGCAAGGATCACAATTTTGCCCCCGAAACCGCCATTGACGATGTTGCGGCAGCGCTGAGGCGCTCTTCAATTGACGAAGCCGAACTGAACCGTGTGCTTGTAGGCTTACCTCAAGGCGCTGTTGAGTTTTGGAAAACCGGAGACACTGTCCGTACCTGA
- a CDS encoding ABC transporter substrate-binding protein, with amino-acid sequence MARTGKLLALLIAGILGSLTLAAQAQDCPRGGTLIAGAGDYRPYNIVEGDTVTGMDFEVIETILNKMDCELTKIPLPWTRHLNAMRNGTVDIATPVTITPDREEFAHFSSPYIQANEILFVRTKDQSAYKDLADFFKKGKRLGVIRDYAYGGAFPELAKTYADQIETTDSQELNLKQLDLGRVDAILGETYVVSSVVQRLGLSRKVIPSNVIVASESNYIMFSKISVSEDFVAAFSRELQTMQENGEFDQITARYRNSQDVVN; translated from the coding sequence ATGGCACGAACAGGAAAACTGCTGGCTCTTCTTATCGCTGGTATTTTAGGAAGTTTGACATTGGCAGCGCAGGCGCAAGATTGTCCGCGCGGCGGCACTCTGATTGCCGGGGCTGGCGACTATCGTCCTTACAATATTGTTGAAGGTGATACTGTCACAGGCATGGACTTCGAGGTCATTGAAACGATCCTGAATAAAATGGACTGCGAATTGACGAAGATCCCGCTCCCCTGGACACGGCATCTGAACGCTATGCGCAATGGAACAGTGGACATTGCAACACCCGTTACGATCACACCGGACCGGGAGGAATTTGCGCACTTTTCCAGTCCCTACATCCAGGCCAATGAAATACTGTTTGTCCGCACAAAAGACCAAAGTGCCTACAAAGACCTTGCCGATTTTTTCAAGAAAGGGAAACGTTTGGGTGTGATCCGCGACTACGCCTATGGCGGCGCCTTTCCGGAATTGGCGAAAACTTACGCCGATCAGATCGAAACGACAGACAGTCAGGAACTCAATCTCAAACAATTGGACCTTGGACGGGTCGATGCAATTTTAGGCGAAACCTACGTCGTCTCATCAGTCGTCCAGAGGCTGGGCCTGTCGAGAAAAGTTATACCATCCAATGTGATAGTGGCTTCAGAATCGAATTACATCATGTTCAGCAAGATTAGCGTCAGCGAAGATTTTGTAGCCGCATTCTCCCGGGAACTACAGACTATGCAGGAAAATGGTGAGTTTGATCAGATAACCGCCCGCTACCGGAATTCGCAAGACGTGGTCAACTGA
- a CDS encoding RNA methyltransferase codes for MSKNAKIRDEARAITARPPAVILCEPQLGENIGTAARAMANFGLVDLRIVNPRDGWPSEKARAAASRADHVIDKVQVFDSVEAAIADLNFVFATTARSREVPKPVRGPDEAAKKAVELGEKGHGVGYLFGRERWGLNNEEVALADEIVTLPVDPDFASLNIAQAVLVCAYEWRKTASQGELPFLLSEEEHPPASKEDILRMFEHLESSLDEVSFFRPPERRPHMVRNLRNIFQKAELSAQEVRTLRGVIAALEKRETRPRKTRVEGENEE; via the coding sequence ATGAGCAAAAACGCGAAAATCAGAGATGAGGCGCGGGCGATTACCGCGCGGCCTCCGGCGGTGATCCTGTGTGAACCGCAGCTTGGCGAGAATATCGGCACAGCCGCCCGGGCCATGGCCAATTTTGGTCTGGTCGATCTTCGGATCGTCAATCCGCGGGATGGCTGGCCGAGCGAAAAGGCGCGCGCTGCTGCCAGCCGGGCGGATCATGTGATCGATAAGGTGCAGGTTTTTGACAGTGTTGAAGCGGCGATCGCGGATCTCAACTTCGTCTTTGCGACAACGGCGCGGTCTCGCGAAGTGCCGAAACCCGTGCGTGGACCGGATGAAGCCGCAAAAAAAGCCGTCGAGCTTGGTGAAAAGGGGCATGGTGTCGGCTATTTGTTCGGCCGCGAACGTTGGGGCCTCAACAATGAAGAAGTGGCACTGGCCGATGAAATCGTCACCTTGCCGGTTGATCCAGATTTTGCATCGCTGAACATTGCTCAGGCGGTTCTTGTGTGCGCCTACGAGTGGCGCAAGACGGCAAGTCAGGGGGAGTTGCCTTTCCTGCTGTCAGAAGAAGAACATCCTCCGGCGTCGAAAGAAGACATCTTGAGAATGTTTGAGCATCTGGAAAGCTCGCTGGATGAGGTCAGCTTCTTTCGTCCACCGGAGCGGCGCCCGCATATGGTGCGGAATTTGCGGAACATCTTCCAGAAGGCGGAACTCAGTGCACAAGAAGTCCGCACTTTGCGCGGCGTGATCGCTGCTTTGGAAAAGCGCGAAACCCGTCCCCGGAAAACCCGGGTTGAGGGGGAAAACGAAGAGTGA
- the murI gene encoding glutamate racemase, whose product MSDVRPVLIFDSGLGGLTVLREARYLLPYERLHYVADDAAFPIGRWPEQDLHDRLMKLFDGLIREHDPKAIVIACNTAFTLAGEALRDAHPEVPFVGTVPAIKPAAERTSSGLISVLATPGTVRRAYTRSLIESFASKCHVRLVGSDNLAELAEMHLRGEEVFDAAISAEISGCFLDQDGKRTDIVVLACTHYPFLTNRFRKIAPWPVDWLDPAEAIARQLVRVLGQAAASEPSHEPDEAFFTSSPQNPSLKRLLAGFGLTLITR is encoded by the coding sequence GTGAGCGATGTCCGTCCGGTTCTCATCTTTGATTCAGGTTTGGGCGGGCTCACGGTTCTGCGCGAGGCACGCTATTTGCTGCCCTATGAAAGGCTGCATTATGTGGCCGATGATGCAGCTTTTCCGATTGGCCGGTGGCCGGAACAGGACCTTCATGACCGGCTTATGAAGTTGTTCGACGGGCTAATTCGAGAGCACGATCCCAAAGCTATTGTAATTGCCTGCAACACCGCGTTCACCCTTGCCGGTGAAGCCCTGCGTGACGCTCATCCAGAAGTTCCCTTTGTCGGTACGGTACCAGCGATCAAACCGGCAGCCGAGCGCACGTCCTCCGGCTTGATTTCCGTCTTGGCCACACCTGGCACGGTTCGACGTGCCTACACAAGATCGTTGATTGAGAGCTTTGCTTCGAAATGCCATGTCCGCCTGGTCGGCTCAGACAATCTGGCGGAATTGGCGGAAATGCACTTACGCGGCGAAGAGGTGTTTGATGCCGCGATTTCGGCTGAAATCTCTGGCTGTTTCCTGGATCAGGATGGCAAGCGAACGGATATCGTTGTTCTTGCCTGTACCCACTATCCGTTTCTAACCAATCGTTTCCGCAAGATCGCGCCCTGGCCTGTCGACTGGCTGGACCCGGCTGAAGCGATTGCTCGACAGCTCGTCCGCGTTCTCGGGCAAGCGGCGGCTAGCGAGCCATCTCATGAGCCGGACGAGGCCTTTTTTACATCAAGCCCGCAAAATCCGTCCTTGAAACGGCTTTTAGCGGGCTTCGGTTTGACGCTTATCACGCGATAG
- a CDS encoding EAL domain-containing protein produces the protein MFSPANSDQEDDSPQAVSSQPPLKYILKSLDYALQPIVDVGTGVVYGYEAQIRNCAQAGAETPDALLNQAYAEGFLAELEIALLRKAATKFKALRTANGTKLFFKLDGRDLGTENDPRMEMGAILVEYGLQKSQICLELSDRHYEAHDDVAHHAMNDLRQSGFMIALDDFGRGSSELRLLHDMSPNYVRIDRFFLNGIDSDPRRKLFVTTVANLAHVLGARVIAECVETEREFKACRDAGCDLIQGYYVAKPSASSATAKLFYDHIRAESPGGKRKEEQSRIRNELLDLPTVQYDSSMSDLLDLFVHNQDASIIPVLDANHEPRGIIHERDLKAYLYAGGPDDEDAKAALNFPLRSFVRACPIADIDSNADMLLVTFASSINSDGIIITQNFRYAGFLSATSLLKIIHEKRLQEAQDQNPLTGLPGNGAVNRFVTEAVANKSGDRHICYMDFDNFKPFNDTYGYRQGDRAIILFSELLQRHVSGANTFHGHIGGDDFLAGFLAGDQAEVATRMHALKRAFRNDVESFYDPEHRTQGFIKAQDRFGTMREFPLLQCSVSILTIPRGVSANSNLVTEEMMLLKGAAKSNDNGLVMKTYSA, from the coding sequence ATGTTCTCGCCCGCGAACTCAGACCAAGAGGATGACAGCCCACAGGCGGTTTCCAGCCAGCCTCCGCTGAAATACATCCTAAAAAGCCTCGACTATGCCTTGCAGCCAATTGTGGATGTGGGAACGGGCGTTGTTTATGGGTATGAGGCGCAAATTCGAAACTGCGCTCAGGCTGGTGCGGAAACGCCCGACGCTTTGTTAAATCAGGCTTACGCAGAAGGTTTCCTGGCAGAGCTCGAAATTGCGCTGCTTCGCAAAGCAGCAACAAAGTTCAAAGCGCTGCGAACCGCTAACGGCACAAAACTGTTCTTCAAACTCGACGGGCGGGACCTCGGCACTGAAAACGACCCACGGATGGAAATGGGCGCCATTCTGGTCGAATACGGTTTGCAGAAGAGTCAGATTTGTCTGGAATTGTCCGACCGTCATTATGAAGCACATGATGACGTGGCCCATCATGCAATGAACGATTTGAGGCAATCCGGCTTCATGATCGCTCTGGATGATTTCGGCCGTGGATCTTCCGAATTGCGCCTCCTACATGACATGTCACCCAATTATGTGCGGATCGACCGGTTTTTCTTAAACGGCATCGACAGCGATCCGCGCCGGAAACTGTTTGTGACGACAGTTGCAAATCTTGCCCATGTTCTGGGGGCCCGTGTCATCGCTGAATGCGTTGAAACGGAAAGGGAATTCAAAGCGTGTCGGGATGCCGGCTGTGATTTGATCCAGGGTTATTATGTCGCCAAACCGTCTGCATCTTCGGCAACGGCAAAGCTGTTTTACGATCACATTCGTGCTGAATCGCCAGGCGGGAAACGCAAGGAAGAGCAGTCGCGTATCCGCAACGAGTTGCTGGACCTGCCCACTGTCCAATACGATTCGTCCATGAGCGATCTTCTTGATCTGTTCGTGCACAATCAGGATGCCAGCATCATTCCGGTTCTGGATGCCAACCATGAACCACGCGGCATCATTCATGAACGGGATTTGAAGGCCTACCTTTACGCAGGCGGCCCGGACGATGAAGACGCCAAAGCAGCGCTCAATTTTCCTCTACGGTCCTTCGTTCGCGCCTGTCCGATTGCTGACATTGATTCCAATGCGGACATGCTTCTGGTGACTTTTGCCTCTTCGATCAATTCCGATGGCATCATCATTACCCAGAATTTTCGCTATGCTGGGTTCCTGTCAGCGACGTCACTGCTAAAGATCATCCATGAGAAACGCTTGCAGGAGGCGCAGGATCAAAATCCGCTGACCGGTCTGCCAGGAAACGGTGCCGTCAACCGTTTTGTTACAGAAGCCGTCGCCAACAAGTCTGGCGACCGGCATATCTGCTACATGGATTTCGACAATTTCAAACCGTTCAACGACACCTACGGTTACCGTCAGGGCGACCGCGCCATCATCTTGTTCAGCGAATTGCTGCAGCGGCATGTATCCGGTGCCAACACCTTCCATGGCCACATCGGTGGAGATGATTTCCTCGCAGGTTTCTTGGCCGGTGACCAGGCCGAGGTTGCAACCCGTATGCATGCGCTCAAGCGGGCTTTCCGTAATGATGTAGAGAGCTTCTATGACCCTGAGCACCGCACTCAAGGCTTCATCAAAGCACAGGACCGGTTTGGCACCATGCGGGAATTTCCGCTTCTGCAGTGCTCGGTCTCTATCCTGACAATTCCGCGTGGCGTCAGCGCGAATTCAAATTTGGTGACCGAAGAGATGATGCTCTTGAAGGGGGCTGCCAAATCCAATGACAACGGATTGGTGATGAAAACCTATTCGGCGTGA
- the rpsD gene encoding 30S ribosomal protein S4: protein MSKRHSVKYKIDRRMGENIWGRPKSPVNRREYGPGQHGQRRKGKLSDFGVQLRAKQKLKGYYGNISEKQFRKVYAEASRLKGDTSENLIGLLERRLDAVIYRAKFVPTVFAARQFINHGHIKVNGKRVNIPSYQLRPGDVVEIREKSKQLAIVLEAVQSAERDVPDYVDADHSKLTATYSRIPAFSDVPYPVQMEPNLVVEFYSR, encoded by the coding sequence ATGTCAAAGCGCCATAGCGTTAAATACAAAATCGACCGCCGGATGGGCGAAAACATCTGGGGCCGTCCGAAGAGCCCGGTCAACCGCCGCGAATATGGCCCAGGCCAGCATGGTCAGCGCCGTAAAGGTAAACTGTCCGACTTCGGTGTTCAGCTGCGCGCTAAGCAGAAGCTGAAAGGCTACTACGGCAACATCTCCGAAAAGCAGTTCCGCAAGGTTTATGCAGAAGCGTCCCGTCTGAAAGGCGATACCTCTGAAAACCTGATCGGTCTTCTGGAGCGCCGTCTCGACGCTGTCATCTACCGTGCCAAATTTGTGCCGACCGTGTTTGCTGCTCGTCAGTTCATCAACCACGGCCACATCAAGGTGAACGGCAAGCGCGTCAACATTCCGAGCTATCAGCTGCGTCCGGGCGACGTTGTTGAAATTCGCGAAAAGTCCAAGCAGCTCGCAATCGTTCTGGAAGCTGTCCAGTCCGCTGAGCGTGACGTGCCGGACTACGTTGATGCTGATCACAGCAAGCTGACTGCGACTTACTCCCGTATTCCTGCGTTCTCTGATGTACCGTACCCGGTGCAGATGGAACCGAACCTGGTGGTCGAGTTCTATTCGCGCTAA
- a CDS encoding ABC transporter substrate binding protein, translating into MRSFLWIPVVALYLLAFPIAGIAADKSATVVMLTWRGATAAETSFIKTLEASGWNVELVKFDAGRNRAALAAFLRENSDVLRAADGIYTFGTLTARVVQSVGLNTVPHVFNIVADPVGTGLVRNLEEPGVLRTGAKVTISLTSVFQTLDDAIDFSSVAVLFDPRELTSEAQYHRVADTISAMGKPVKGVRFVPDTDDVSNQVSILKRELADTDLIFVPAASSFVAHIGRIAEVVPETAVIVGAVEAMVGKGATVAIAADFAERGRVAGNMMISILEGADPATIPVSEVPIEEAKIIIDLDDPRAARIDLSVFKGDVIEIGRFGDAIR; encoded by the coding sequence TTGCGAAGCTTTCTATGGATCCCTGTTGTGGCCCTTTACCTGTTGGCTTTTCCAATTGCAGGAATAGCAGCAGATAAATCCGCAACCGTTGTCATGTTGACTTGGCGGGGTGCGACTGCGGCTGAAACAAGTTTTATCAAAACGCTTGAGGCATCCGGCTGGAATGTTGAGCTGGTGAAGTTTGATGCGGGTCGAAACCGGGCCGCGCTTGCTGCATTTCTAAGGGAAAATAGTGATGTTCTTCGTGCGGCCGATGGGATCTACACATTCGGAACCCTTACGGCCCGCGTCGTTCAGAGCGTGGGCCTTAATACCGTTCCTCATGTTTTTAATATCGTTGCGGATCCTGTGGGAACTGGGTTGGTTCGGAATTTGGAAGAACCAGGCGTTTTGCGAACTGGTGCCAAAGTAACAATTTCTCTGACTTCAGTGTTCCAAACGTTGGACGATGCAATTGATTTTTCGAGCGTTGCTGTCCTGTTTGATCCGCGCGAGCTGACCTCTGAAGCGCAGTACCACAGGGTCGCCGATACGATTAGTGCGATGGGGAAACCAGTGAAGGGAGTTCGGTTTGTTCCTGATACAGACGATGTTTCTAATCAGGTCAGCATCCTGAAAAGGGAGTTGGCCGATACTGATTTGATATTTGTTCCGGCTGCTTCTTCGTTCGTTGCTCATATAGGCAGGATTGCGGAAGTTGTTCCAGAGACTGCCGTGATCGTAGGGGCTGTCGAAGCAATGGTTGGAAAAGGGGCCACTGTCGCAATCGCAGCTGATTTTGCAGAGAGAGGGCGAGTTGCTGGGAATATGATGATTTCTATTCTTGAAGGTGCGGATCCTGCAACTATTCCCGTAAGTGAAGTGCCGATTGAAGAGGCGAAAATTATTATCGACCTGGATGACCCAAGAGCAGCTCGAATTGATTTGAGTGTTTTCAAAGGCGATGTCATCGAGATTGGACGCTTTGGAGATGCAATCCGGTAG
- a CDS encoding diguanylate cyclase, translating to MKLKHILISAFVFVAAVPQFIGLHFLNHRMADQHALDVEANLMALSQIAKERLLASIERIEDNTALIASRTQMRISLKEWTRTGKDLHRMTILRILEDAQDGLTNLKSVNLFDPAGQLTISTFPSVEVRHLEPKTDSTIKITLQFQDGETIVASETALHLGRDHVGYLQLTFFADFINDLSQDRTGLGETGEWILGLRNENGDAVFAFPLKYDPDAAFSHTIAKTRQDVPITKALMGEEVVLRHATDYAGNLVFASTRYIPELDWGLVAKINESEVNQYTFQNLYLILISGIALLGLATAIGIGLSIYIARPVERLKTQTSKIAEGDFSNPLVPRGWQEVKELTLHFSAMAGALKNMNKTLNDTVQQRTKELAEANQKLREISIRDPLTNLYNRRYFDIRFSEEFQRAIRYKHTLSIVIADLDFFKQINDTYGHPAGDVVLKEVGRLLVDRMRNSDIVARIGGEEFCLIIPENHPADIDKILDRIRGEIAEMDFETEDGSFTITCSFGVAHLSGDSKNETQFLQNADKALYNAKKNGRNQVFVHTPASV from the coding sequence ATGAAACTCAAGCACATTCTCATTTCCGCTTTTGTTTTTGTTGCGGCCGTCCCGCAATTCATCGGCTTGCACTTTTTAAACCATCGCATGGCCGACCAGCACGCATTGGATGTCGAAGCCAACTTGATGGCATTGTCGCAAATTGCCAAGGAACGGCTTCTGGCCTCGATTGAACGTATTGAAGACAACACAGCTCTGATTGCCAGCCGCACGCAGATGCGCATCAGCCTGAAGGAATGGACGAGAACGGGCAAAGACTTGCACAGAATGACAATTCTTCGCATTCTGGAAGACGCGCAAGACGGCCTCACAAACTTGAAAAGCGTCAACTTGTTTGATCCAGCTGGTCAGTTGACGATTTCAACGTTCCCCTCGGTTGAGGTTCGCCACTTAGAGCCAAAAACAGATTCAACCATTAAAATCACACTGCAATTTCAGGACGGTGAAACCATCGTCGCCAGCGAAACAGCCTTACACCTTGGTCGTGACCATGTCGGTTATCTGCAACTGACGTTTTTTGCCGATTTCATCAATGACTTGTCTCAGGACAGAACCGGCCTCGGAGAGACCGGTGAATGGATCTTGGGTTTGAGAAACGAAAATGGTGATGCTGTTTTTGCGTTTCCGCTGAAGTATGATCCGGATGCTGCCTTTTCCCATACAATCGCCAAAACTCGGCAAGATGTGCCAATCACCAAAGCCCTTATGGGAGAAGAAGTCGTCTTACGGCACGCCACTGATTATGCTGGCAATTTGGTATTTGCGTCGACCCGCTACATTCCAGAACTCGATTGGGGGCTGGTTGCCAAAATCAATGAAAGTGAAGTCAATCAGTACACTTTTCAAAATCTCTATCTGATATTAATTTCCGGCATTGCCTTGCTTGGGCTCGCAACTGCCATTGGCATTGGCCTATCGATCTACATCGCACGGCCGGTGGAGCGGCTTAAGACACAAACCTCAAAAATTGCCGAAGGAGATTTCTCAAATCCCTTGGTCCCGCGCGGCTGGCAAGAAGTAAAGGAGCTCACCTTACACTTCAGCGCGATGGCCGGCGCTCTTAAAAATATGAATAAAACCCTCAACGACACTGTTCAGCAGCGAACGAAAGAACTGGCAGAAGCCAATCAAAAACTTCGGGAAATCTCGATCCGAGACCCGCTAACAAATCTGTATAACCGCCGCTATTTCGACATCCGCTTTTCGGAAGAATTTCAGCGCGCAATACGGTACAAACATACGCTTTCAATTGTGATCGCCGACCTCGATTTTTTCAAGCAGATCAACGACACCTACGGTCATCCAGCAGGCGATGTGGTGCTTAAGGAGGTCGGCCGGCTGCTGGTCGATAGGATGCGGAATTCCGACATTGTCGCCCGTATCGGCGGCGAAGAGTTCTGCCTCATCATTCCGGAAAACCACCCAGCAGATATAGATAAAATCCTAGACCGGATCCGCGGGGAAATTGCGGAAATGGATTTTGAAACCGAGGACGGCTCCTTCACGATCACCTGCAGTTTTGGCGTGGCCCATCTGAGCGGCGACAGCAAGAACGAAACCCAGTTCCTTCAGAACGCAGATAAGGCGCTCTACAACGCTAAGAAAAACGGCCGCAACCAAGTGTTTGTGCACACTCCCGCTTCTGTGTAG
- the ttcA gene encoding tRNA 2-thiocytidine(32) synthetase TtcA — translation MNDIAASSDTDVPALLKNAPSSVEFKKLRKRLLRQAREAISDFGMLPEGASETNRPKWLVCLSGGKDSYTLLAVLIELKWRGLLPVDLVACNLDQAQPGFPPEILPKFFEDNGIEHIIVREDTYSIVTDKIPENRTYCSLCSRLRRGILYRVAREQGCEAIVLGHHRDDILETFFMNLFHGGRLASMPPKLINDEGDLLVLRPLAYASERDIQKFSDGMEFPIIPCNLCGSQDGLQREEVKRMLQGWEKETPGRLGVMARALGHTRPSHLLDRKLYDFANLRPQDANADKEASEAEEPCAASLAMTAKLFAAE, via the coding sequence ATGAACGACATTGCTGCCAGTTCGGACACGGATGTTCCTGCGCTTTTGAAAAACGCACCGTCGAGTGTCGAGTTCAAGAAGTTGCGAAAACGGCTTTTGCGTCAGGCACGGGAAGCGATCAGTGATTTTGGAATGCTGCCGGAGGGCGCGTCTGAGACGAACCGTCCCAAATGGTTGGTTTGCCTGTCGGGCGGCAAGGACAGCTATACGCTGCTGGCCGTTTTGATCGAACTGAAATGGCGCGGTCTTCTCCCTGTGGATCTGGTCGCCTGCAATCTCGATCAGGCGCAGCCGGGCTTTCCACCAGAGATCTTGCCGAAATTCTTCGAAGATAACGGCATCGAGCACATCATTGTGCGTGAGGATACCTATTCGATTGTCACGGACAAAATCCCGGAAAACCGGACGTATTGTTCGCTTTGCTCACGCCTGCGCAGGGGTATCCTTTACCGGGTGGCACGCGAGCAGGGGTGTGAAGCGATTGTACTTGGCCATCACCGCGACGATATCCTTGAAACCTTCTTCATGAACCTTTTCCACGGCGGGCGGCTGGCATCCATGCCGCCAAAGCTGATCAACGATGAAGGGGATCTTCTGGTGCTGCGCCCGCTTGCTTATGCATCTGAACGCGATATCCAGAAATTCTCAGATGGCATGGAGTTTCCGATTATCCCGTGCAATCTCTGTGGCTCTCAGGACGGTCTTCAGCGTGAGGAAGTCAAACGCATGCTGCAGGGCTGGGAAAAGGAAACACCAGGCCGGCTTGGTGTTATGGCGCGGGCGCTCGGCCACACCCGTCCGTCCCATCTGCTTGACCGCAAGCTTTATGATTTTGCCAATTTGCGCCCGCAAGATGCCAATGCAGACAAAGAGGCCAGTGAAGCAGAAGAGCCCTGTGCTGCCAGTCTAGCCATGACCGCAAAGCTTTTTGCGGCTGAATAG
- a CDS encoding DUF427 domain-containing protein, translating to MITPAQTTANDYQIVVEPLTGEVAAWHGDVLLARSERARVMHETRLPPTVYFPKEDVVAELDTEPDFKTFCPFKGTASYKHVSIGGEIYNRGAWSYPYALPEGKDVEGYLAFRQDVATRVEHNGGPIEPVVSGNISGPMVDWLLREAWLAKTPEALIAALGQKLVEEGIAVSRISILIWSLHPMIAGRLFVWKRDGNEVKSHAPSYDNLESPQFKNSPFQHVADGLGGIRQKLDTNPDEFNFPIMEDLKEEGVTDYVAMPLPFSDGRINVLTLASDHPNGFTTANLGLVFECSALISRLFEVFALTSNATSLLETYLGKRTGARVLGGKIRRGDGDVIDAAILFCDLRHSTRLETELGRDVYLEELNRFFEVTTDIINDHDGEVLKFIGDAVLAIFPANKGRQEACRQALESAKVISEELASRSTDQVALACATGIAYGDVTYGNVGSRERLDFTVIGSAANIAARLGDYGKKSGHSVVVAGDVASEMNFRFDALGALELHNVAETVEAYGIATS from the coding sequence ATGATCACACCTGCGCAAACAACAGCCAATGACTACCAGATCGTGGTGGAGCCCCTGACCGGGGAGGTAGCCGCCTGGCATGGGGACGTCCTGCTTGCCCGCTCAGAACGGGCGCGGGTGATGCATGAGACCCGGCTGCCGCCAACGGTTTATTTCCCGAAGGAAGATGTCGTCGCCGAGCTGGACACCGAGCCGGATTTCAAGACCTTCTGTCCGTTCAAAGGGACAGCGTCATATAAGCATGTCTCAATCGGCGGTGAGATCTACAATCGCGGTGCCTGGAGTTATCCTTACGCGCTGCCTGAGGGCAAGGACGTCGAGGGCTATCTCGCGTTCCGCCAAGATGTTGCGACGCGGGTTGAGCACAATGGCGGTCCAATCGAACCGGTTGTTAGCGGTAATATCTCAGGCCCCATGGTGGATTGGCTTTTGCGTGAAGCCTGGCTCGCCAAAACTCCGGAAGCTTTGATCGCCGCGCTCGGGCAAAAACTGGTCGAAGAGGGGATCGCCGTCTCCCGGATCAGCATTCTGATCTGGTCGCTCCACCCGATGATTGCCGGGCGGTTGTTCGTCTGGAAACGGGACGGCAATGAAGTCAAAAGCCACGCGCCGTCTTATGACAATTTGGAAAGCCCGCAGTTCAAGAACAGCCCGTTCCAGCATGTGGCCGATGGGCTCGGTGGCATCCGGCAGAAGCTGGACACCAATCCGGACGAATTCAATTTTCCGATCATGGAAGATCTGAAGGAAGAAGGTGTGACCGATTATGTCGCCATGCCTTTGCCGTTCTCTGATGGCCGGATCAATGTTCTGACATTGGCGTCAGATCATCCAAACGGTTTCACAACGGCCAATCTCGGACTGGTGTTTGAATGTTCGGCCCTGATCAGCCGGTTGTTTGAAGTGTTTGCCCTGACCTCCAATGCCACATCGTTGTTGGAGACATATCTGGGCAAACGCACAGGTGCCCGCGTGCTCGGCGGCAAGATCCGGCGCGGCGATGGTGATGTCATCGATGCCGCGATCCTCTTTTGTGATCTCAGGCATTCCACCCGGCTGGAAACGGAACTCGGGCGGGACGTTTACCTGGAAGAGCTGAACCGGTTCTTTGAGGTGACGACGGACATCATCAACGATCATGACGGCGAAGTGCTGAAGTTCATTGGGGATGCTGTCCTAGCGATCTTCCCGGCCAACAAGGGACGCCAAGAAGCCTGCCGGCAAGCGCTGGAAAGCGCCAAGGTGATTTCGGAAGAGCTGGCGAGCCGATCGACCGATCAGGTTGCGTTAGCGTGTGCGACAGGCATTGCTTATGGCGATGTCACCTACGGCAATGTGGGGTCAAGGGAGCGGCTTGATTTCACTGTCATTGGCAGCGCGGCGAATATCGCGGCCCGGCTCGGCGATTATGGTAAGAAATCCGGCCACAGTGTTGTTGTTGCGGGAGATGTTGCGTCGGAAATGAATTTCCGGTTTGACGCGTTGGGCGCACTAGAGCTTCACAATGTTGCTGAAACGGTAGAGGCTTACGGCATCGCCACATCTTAA
- a CDS encoding antitermination protein, with the protein MTKFAFATITTAVLIGAGLTFALSGPSTTDSELRRVECQALTMFTPSRGKSAEELCENYGGVALNNAAPSKEGLVILVRNQPVGGFEGNPKLQ; encoded by the coding sequence ATGACCAAGTTTGCTTTCGCAACCATAACGACGGCTGTATTGATTGGCGCTGGACTGACTTTTGCCCTGTCAGGCCCATCAACAACAGACAGCGAGCTGCGCCGGGTTGAATGCCAGGCCTTGACCATGTTCACCCCTTCGCGTGGCAAAAGCGCCGAAGAGCTTTGCGAAAACTATGGTGGTGTCGCCTTAAACAACGCAGCTCCGAGCAAGGAAGGACTCGTTATCCTGGTCCGCAATCAGCCTGTCGGCGGCTTTGAAGGCAATCCAAAGCTGCAGTAA